In Ferroplasma sp., a single window of DNA contains:
- the rqcH gene encoding ribosome rescue protein RqcH, producing MKLKESSLDFHAFVSIYGDAMLNSFIKKIYQVNQKEFVFQLYRSDLKKRDFFISLTKGIAFYDAEKPEEATQLSMLFRKQLSEKRIVGIEQINFDRVVKITLHTGQEIILELFSGGNLIITDNGKIVFAMDQHVYKTRKILIGEEYIPPSTVNPVESRETFFDILNNSKASIVKTLATRGNLGGEIAEEALYRSNIEKNKMPSEVRNDYDRLYGTVMEILEESKKNMAYYYEGDELLSPVVLTALNKDPDSKFEDLNEGICYYIKHYPETDKNKSSVERRIESQKRSIEEFNKLMLVYTEFGNYLKMNFQPLQKLLNIVHNNVKHNNSENFTFSDLEISNINPARGTFTVNYQGTDIVLSYVESPGNNINRVFNTAKDYRNKIEGAERAIEETKKLILKEKQKSGKKKRVKYWFESYHWFTSSAGNMVMSGRDAKTNEKLVKKHMSDNDIYVHADLYGAPSTVIKNDGIGITEETIREACEFAVSLSRAWPAGIGSGTAYWVEPSQVSKTPESGEFVSKGSWIVRGKRNYVLNLPLQLKISLVGYKGNTLPMISPAETKTESEKYVIIKPGNEKRSTAAEKISKILGIDRSEIESILPPGGSIIVESSKEIASTTS from the coding sequence ATGAAACTCAAGGAATCGTCACTGGATTTCCATGCATTTGTAAGCATATATGGAGATGCCATGCTAAACTCATTCATCAAGAAGATATACCAGGTCAACCAGAAAGAATTTGTATTCCAGCTATACAGGTCAGACCTGAAGAAGAGGGATTTTTTTATCTCTCTAACAAAGGGAATAGCCTTCTATGATGCCGAAAAGCCGGAGGAGGCAACACAGTTATCAATGCTGTTCAGAAAGCAATTATCAGAGAAGAGGATAGTTGGAATTGAGCAAATCAATTTTGACAGGGTTGTTAAAATTACCCTGCATACAGGCCAGGAAATAATACTGGAGCTTTTCAGTGGTGGAAATCTTATTATCACTGATAATGGGAAAATTGTATTTGCCATGGACCAGCATGTATACAAAACAAGGAAGATACTCATAGGGGAGGAGTATATCCCACCATCAACCGTGAATCCGGTGGAAAGCAGGGAAACATTTTTTGATATACTTAACAACAGCAAGGCATCCATAGTGAAAACACTGGCAACAAGGGGCAACCTGGGGGGGGAAATTGCGGAGGAGGCACTTTATAGAAGCAACATAGAGAAAAATAAAATGCCCTCTGAGGTAAGAAATGACTATGACAGGCTTTACGGAACGGTAATGGAGATATTGGAAGAATCAAAAAAGAATATGGCATATTATTATGAGGGGGATGAACTTCTATCGCCTGTGGTGCTGACTGCCTTGAATAAAGACCCGGACAGCAAATTTGAGGACTTAAATGAAGGAATCTGCTATTATATAAAGCACTACCCGGAAACGGATAAAAACAAATCCAGCGTTGAGAGAAGGATAGAATCCCAGAAGCGTTCCATAGAAGAATTCAATAAATTAATGCTTGTATATACAGAATTCGGGAATTACCTGAAAATGAATTTCCAGCCACTGCAGAAACTGCTCAACATTGTACATAACAATGTAAAACACAACAACAGTGAAAATTTTACGTTTTCAGACCTTGAAATCAGCAACATAAATCCGGCCAGGGGAACATTTACGGTAAACTATCAGGGCACCGACATAGTATTGAGCTATGTGGAATCCCCGGGAAATAATATAAACAGGGTGTTCAATACGGCCAAGGATTACAGGAACAAGATTGAGGGTGCCGAGAGGGCTATAGAGGAAACAAAAAAGCTTATTTTAAAGGAAAAGCAGAAGTCAGGGAAAAAGAAGAGGGTAAAATACTGGTTTGAATCCTACCACTGGTTTACCAGTTCTGCCGGAAATATGGTAATGTCAGGAAGGGATGCAAAAACAAATGAAAAGCTGGTAAAGAAGCATATGTCAGATAATGATATTTATGTACATGCCGACCTTTACGGCGCTCCAAGCACGGTAATCAAAAATGACGGCATCGGCATAACAGAGGAGACAATAAGGGAAGCATGCGAATTTGCAGTATCACTGTCCAGGGCATGGCCCGCCGGCATAGGTTCCGGAACTGCCTACTGGGTGGAGCCTTCACAGGTAAGCAAAACCCCTGAATCCGGTGAATTTGTATCGAAAGGTTCATGGATTGTCCGCGGAAAAAGAAATTATGTACTCAACCTGCCCCTGCAGTTAAAAATCTCACTTGTAGGTTATAAGGGAAATACGCTGCCAATGATATCACCGGCAGAAACGAAAACAGAATCTGAAAAGTATGTTATCATAAAACCTGGAAATGAGAAGAGATCCACTGCAGCTGAAAAAATTTCCAAAATACTTGGGATAGACAGGTCAGAAATAGAATCTATACTTCCTCCCGGTGGGTCAATCATCGTGGAGAGCTCAAAGGAAATAGCATCCACGACTTCATGA
- the moaA gene encoding GTP 3',8-cyclase MoaA, translating to MLNTVDSEMLYDKFGRPVNSLRIQLNAICNFNCIFCHMEGTERSMQYMTPEQIEKVVAVAASHGVNKIKFTGGEPLLREDILDIVRRTRKHITGNISLTTNGVELPKLASGLKKAGLDRVNISMHAIDEYNFHFITDTKKNFLPMVKQGIEAAKNAGLGPIKINFVLMKNINENQVDGMIKFCAENDCTLQLIEFEANREKEHSEEYIKYHVPLDAIENKIRKQAEGIEYNPLHNRERYTVNTDSGVVKIEFVKPMRNTDFCKHCTRLRITADGQFKTCLLRENDYFNIKDVLENSEEIDKVYRKAVAARVPYWR from the coding sequence ATGTTAAACACTGTGGATTCCGAAATGCTTTATGATAAATTCGGCAGACCGGTTAACAGCCTTAGAATTCAGTTAAATGCCATTTGCAATTTCAACTGCATATTCTGCCATATGGAAGGAACAGAAAGAAGCATGCAGTACATGACCCCGGAACAGATTGAGAAAGTTGTTGCTGTTGCCGCAAGCCATGGTGTAAATAAAATCAAATTTACCGGTGGGGAGCCACTTCTGCGTGAGGATATACTGGACATTGTCAGAAGGACAAGAAAACACATTACCGGGAACATATCCCTGACAACAAATGGGGTTGAGCTGCCGAAGCTTGCTTCTGGTCTCAAAAAGGCAGGGCTTGACCGTGTCAATATATCCATGCACGCAATAGATGAGTACAACTTCCATTTTATAACCGATACTAAGAAGAACTTCCTCCCCATGGTAAAACAGGGCATAGAAGCAGCAAAGAATGCCGGGCTGGGCCCCATAAAAATAAACTTTGTCCTGATGAAGAATATCAATGAGAATCAGGTAGATGGCATGATAAAATTCTGCGCTGAGAATGATTGCACCCTTCAGTTGATTGAATTCGAGGCAAACAGGGAGAAGGAGCACAGTGAGGAATACATAAAATACCATGTGCCACTGGATGCAATTGAAAATAAAATCAGGAAACAGGCTGAGGGAATAGAATACAACCCCCTTCACAACAGGGAACGATACACCGTGAATACTGACTCTGGCGTGGTCAAAATAGAATTTGTAAAGCCCATGAGAAACACGGATTTCTGCAAACACTGCACCAGATTGCGGATAACCGCAGATGGGCAGTTTAAGACCTGCCTGCTACGTGAAAATGACTATTTCAATATAAAGGATGTACTTGAAAACAGCGAGGAAATAGATAAGGTATACAGAAAGGCGGTAGCTGCAAGGGTGCCTTACTGGAGGTAA
- a CDS encoding ABC transporter permease, whose amino-acid sequence MNLKFILTMAWYYGVKTIVRGPSYLFASLATPLTLLFLVFVLSHGALVKFAIVGGLIAFVGSVGLSGAGDSAFFRLQLRIQDLYVPSRVSPFDYMAAFTMSYLVFSVPGIVLYIYLGSVYHLFTVYDSLVMILIMVLLIISTTSISFIISGSIKHLRNIWGITGILTIITSILPPTFYPYSYVPRVFLYLIALSPTTPAAVLAQGAFGLSPELNIMLYVLIIETAVYAILARILVRWREN is encoded by the coding sequence TTGAATCTTAAGTTTATACTCACAATGGCGTGGTATTACGGTGTTAAAACTATAGTACGGGGCCCTTCATATTTGTTCGCCTCATTAGCTACGCCATTGACACTTTTATTTCTTGTATTCGTATTGAGCCATGGAGCGCTTGTTAAATTCGCAATCGTCGGAGGGCTTATAGCATTCGTTGGTTCTGTGGGGCTTTCAGGGGCAGGGGATTCAGCGTTTTTCAGGCTGCAGCTCAGGATACAGGATCTCTATGTTCCCAGTCGGGTATCGCCATTTGACTACATGGCCGCGTTCACAATGAGCTATCTGGTTTTTTCTGTACCAGGAATAGTGTTATACATCTATCTGGGTTCTGTGTACCATCTGTTTACTGTATATGATTCCCTGGTAATGATCCTCATCATGGTGCTCTTGATTATTTCTACAACATCAATTTCCTTTATTATCTCAGGGTCAATAAAGCATCTGAGGAATATCTGGGGAATTACAGGCATACTCACCATCATAACAAGCATACTTCCACCAACTTTCTATCCATATTCATATGTTCCCAGGGTTTTTCTGTATCTTATTGCGCTGTCCCCAACAACCCCTGCTGCAGTGCTTGCCCAGGGAGCATTCGGGCTTTCACCAGAACTGAATATAATGCTCTATGTACTTATTATTGAAACAGCTGTTTACGCAATACTGGCAAGGATTCTGGTAAGATGGAGGGAGAACTGA
- a CDS encoding alpha/beta hydrolase: MEVNENDMEVGGVNIHYISYTRGSGRNFILLHDTSQTSASWAGIDALRKVGQWGYNVYAPDMPGFGKSDSSFKYNFVGAPSKGADFIRDFSEKLYLENIVVVGPSASAGTALKSLIDFNGIIKSAIIIGGLGVDPLLNELNRIDSPVLILWGGKDNMVPIEHGIKYHDLIASSTFVKIDGAGHCVQMEKPDIFFNNVKKFLGEL, encoded by the coding sequence ATGGAAGTAAATGAGAATGACATGGAAGTAGGAGGAGTTAATATACATTATATTTCATATACCCGCGGTAGTGGGAGAAACTTTATTCTTCTGCATGACACATCCCAGACATCGGCGTCCTGGGCAGGGATAGATGCCCTGAGAAAGGTAGGGCAGTGGGGATACAATGTTTATGCCCCTGATATGCCAGGATTCGGAAAATCGGACTCCAGTTTCAAATATAACTTTGTTGGGGCTCCATCCAAGGGGGCAGATTTCATAAGGGATTTCTCGGAAAAGCTTTATCTGGAGAATATTGTAGTGGTGGGTCCATCAGCATCGGCCGGAACAGCGCTGAAAAGCTTAATAGATTTTAATGGCATAATTAAGTCAGCCATAATAATAGGCGGCCTTGGAGTTGACCCACTCCTGAATGAGCTTAACCGGATCGACAGCCCTGTGCTTATACTGTGGGGAGGAAAGGATAACATGGTTCCAATTGAACACGGGATAAAATATCACGACCTCATTGCATCATCGACGTTTGTTAAAATCGACGGGGCAGGCCACTGCGTACAGATGGAAAAGCCGGACATATTTTTTAATAATGTTAAGAAATTTTTAGGGGAGCTATAA
- a CDS encoding MoaD/ThiS family protein: MRITVLYFAHVRDITGKTQESVEIGSGGMDELRETLFSMYPGLRNLSNLLISVNNEYYSGLPLKNGDRVAFFPPVSGG; this comes from the coding sequence ATGAGGATAACAGTACTTTATTTTGCCCATGTCAGGGATATAACAGGTAAAACCCAGGAGTCTGTGGAAATAGGCTCAGGTGGCATGGATGAGCTAAGGGAAACCCTGTTTTCAATGTACCCCGGGCTTAGAAATTTAAGTAATCTTCTCATATCAGTCAATAATGAATACTATTCCGGGCTTCCCTTAAAGAATGGAGACAGGGTGGCTTTTTTTCCTCCAGTAAGCGGGGGATAG
- a CDS encoding ABC transporter ATP-binding protein, which produces MIQIQGLSKEYGKRQKALDSISQNLDNGIISIIGKNGAGKTTLLRILSTQLKATSGDALIDGLSITKDTRQIRERIVSIPQEAAPIGILTAYEQVFMYLTGKGFSFHSARHESIRALKSVGLSDKMHVPTDELSGGMKRKMFVAMALGSNADTVFLDEPTTGLDPLSRMETWSAIKELTGNVVLTTHYMEEATELSEKIYMMDSGSFIGSGTADQLLHDLKDKVRVESRDPMPNSYHVGNMYIKYVNRGDLSKYENVYYSLKKISIEDLFIIRGVDLES; this is translated from the coding sequence ATGATTCAGATACAGGGGCTTAGCAAAGAATATGGAAAAAGGCAGAAAGCTCTGGATTCTATTTCCCAGAATCTGGATAATGGGATTATATCTATTATAGGAAAAAATGGCGCTGGAAAAACCACCCTTCTAAGGATACTGTCCACCCAGTTAAAGGCTACCTCCGGAGACGCACTTATAGATGGGCTGAGCATAACAAAGGATACACGCCAGATACGGGAGAGAATTGTAAGCATTCCCCAGGAGGCTGCCCCCATAGGCATCCTAACTGCATATGAACAGGTATTCATGTACCTCACTGGAAAGGGTTTTTCATTTCATTCTGCCAGGCATGAGTCCATAAGAGCACTGAAAAGTGTGGGGCTCAGTGATAAAATGCATGTTCCCACTGATGAGCTGTCAGGTGGCATGAAGAGAAAGATGTTTGTAGCCATGGCCCTGGGTTCAAATGCAGATACAGTTTTTCTTGATGAGCCCACAACAGGCCTTGACCCACTGTCCAGAATGGAAACATGGAGTGCCATAAAGGAGCTCACCGGAAACGTTGTATTAACAACGCATTACATGGAGGAGGCAACAGAGCTTTCAGAAAAAATATACATGATGGATTCAGGAAGCTTTATAGGTTCAGGAACAGCAGATCAGCTTTTACATGACCTGAAGGATAAGGTAAGGGTTGAATCCCGGGATCCTATGCCCAATTCATATCATGTTGGCAATATGTATATTAAATATGTTAACAGGGGTGATCTTTCAAAATATGAAAATGTATATTATTCCCTTAAAAAAATCTCAATAGAAGACCTTTTCATAATAAGAGGTGTTGATCTTGAATCTTAA
- a CDS encoding thiamine pyrophosphate-dependent enzyme, which translates to MIPVAEYKGKVAPDWCPGCGNFSQLRAISMALSELDIRPENVVISSGIGCSSNMPEFINTYGYHGLHGRSLPVAEGIKWANRKLTVIAYGGDGDGFFEGTQHFYHAAKRNVDMTYMVSDNQVFGLTTGQASPTTPIGRITKSTPDGNIEPPFNPMHYALTAGATFVARGLSGDIKQLKEITKAAIQHKGFSFIDVFSPCVTYNKIEGYDFFRKTTYELQGNNRKDFFEAFKHASEWGEEAHTIPIGIFYDVDAPVYEDVDETLSKYNLKDKEPYKLTEADLEEFY; encoded by the coding sequence ATGATACCTGTAGCAGAATATAAGGGAAAGGTGGCACCCGACTGGTGCCCGGGATGTGGGAATTTCTCACAGCTGAGGGCAATTTCAATGGCTCTTTCAGAGCTAGATATAAGGCCAGAGAATGTTGTAATATCATCCGGCATAGGCTGTTCAAGCAATATGCCTGAATTTATCAACACATATGGATACCACGGGCTTCATGGCAGGTCACTGCCTGTAGCAGAGGGAATTAAATGGGCCAACAGAAAGCTTACAGTAATAGCCTATGGCGGAGATGGCGATGGATTCTTCGAGGGCACGCAGCATTTTTATCATGCAGCAAAAAGAAACGTTGACATGACATATATGGTTTCTGATAACCAGGTATTCGGGTTGACAACAGGCCAGGCATCACCAACAACACCCATAGGAAGAATTACAAAAAGCACGCCGGACGGCAACATAGAGCCGCCTTTCAATCCAATGCACTATGCACTTACCGCCGGTGCCACATTTGTCGCACGTGGGCTTTCCGGGGACATAAAGCAATTAAAGGAAATTACCAAGGCCGCGATTCAGCACAAAGGTTTCTCATTCATTGACGTCTTCAGTCCCTGTGTAACATACAATAAAATTGAAGGTTACGATTTCTTCAGGAAAACAACTTACGAGCTTCAGGGAAATAACAGAAAGGATTTCTTTGAGGCATTCAAACACGCATCTGAGTGGGGAGAGGAGGCACATACAATACCCATAGGCATATTCTATGATGTGGATGCCCCGGTTTACGAAGACGTAGACGAAACCCTATCAAAATACAATCTGAAGGATAAAGAGCCTTATAAATTAACCGAAGCAGACCTTGAAGAATTTTATTGA
- a CDS encoding MarR family winged helix-turn-helix transcriptional regulator, with protein sequence MEKISSYDVWREFLRTWKTWYKASEKNLISMGVSTVEYRILKNLTERGSLPMIELANINMVTQGWITGVVDKLEELGYVKRERSDTDRRVINISVSNKGKAFFKKIETLHLKFIDDSLKNFTDEEKYNILNFLKKIEVNVEK encoded by the coding sequence ATGGAAAAAATCAGTAGCTATGATGTCTGGAGGGAATTTCTCAGAACATGGAAAACCTGGTATAAAGCCTCCGAAAAAAATCTGATTTCCATGGGCGTATCTACTGTTGAGTATAGAATTTTAAAAAATTTGACAGAAAGAGGTTCACTTCCAATGATTGAACTTGCCAACATAAATATGGTAACACAGGGATGGATAACAGGAGTTGTTGATAAACTTGAAGAATTGGGATACGTAAAGCGTGAAAGAAGCGATACCGATAGAAGGGTTATAAATATCTCAGTATCAAATAAGGGAAAGGCGTTTTTCAAAAAAATAGAGACACTACACCTCAAATTCATTGATGATTCACTGAAAAATTTTACGGACGAGGAAAAATACAACATTCTGAATTTCCTTAAAAAAATAGAGGTAAATGTTGAGAAATAG
- the surE gene encoding 5'/3'-nucleotidase SurE, translated as MILVTNDDGYNAVGIKELYKNASLIDEAVMVAPDSMRSASGMTITFTRPMRIQSLKNYGINGYSISGYPADTITIAQNVILPGRKIDLVASGINLGSNISLRSIYASGTISAAMAAALKGIKSMAFSMVTDKINANEDSDFSRAGVYSRYIMEESLQNGFPENADVLNINFPENITDDTEIKVVPMASSVFHDYLVHNKDPNGKDYYWLGNEIEMQEDKNTDYYVLMEEKNISVTPLSIHGHNVTNYKPTEKFFERVQGRIMENQGRIA; from the coding sequence ATGATTTTAGTTACAAATGACGATGGATATAATGCAGTGGGCATAAAAGAGCTGTATAAAAATGCCTCCCTGATTGATGAGGCTGTTATGGTTGCACCCGACAGTATGAGAAGTGCTTCTGGCATGACTATTACCTTTACAAGGCCAATGAGGATACAGTCGCTTAAAAATTACGGGATTAATGGCTACTCCATATCAGGCTATCCTGCCGATACAATAACAATAGCACAGAATGTCATACTTCCGGGCAGGAAAATTGATCTTGTGGCAAGCGGCATAAACCTCGGGTCCAATATATCACTGAGATCCATTTACGCCAGCGGGACTATATCAGCTGCAATGGCTGCTGCACTGAAGGGAATTAAATCCATGGCCTTTTCCATGGTTACTGATAAAATCAACGCAAATGAGGACTCAGATTTTTCCAGGGCAGGCGTATATTCCCGGTATATAATGGAGGAAAGCCTCCAGAATGGATTCCCGGAAAATGCTGATGTGCTAAATATAAATTTTCCAGAAAATATAACAGATGATACAGAAATTAAAGTCGTTCCAATGGCCTCCAGCGTTTTCCATGATTATCTGGTGCATAATAAGGACCCAAATGGAAAGGACTATTACTGGCTCGGGAATGAGATAGAAATGCAGGAAGATAAAAATACTGATTATTATGTCCTCATGGAGGAGAAAAATATCTCAGTAACTCCGCTTTCCATACATGGCCACAACGTTACCAACTATAAACCAACAGAGAAATTTTTTGAAAGGGTGCAGGGTAGAATAATGGAAAATCAGGGGAGAATTGCCTAA
- a CDS encoding site-2 protease family protein, with product MSYNEIFLIILIVFSWIIIIISLAPEINKSKHFSTMGPALMIKSTSNKGVLDAVAKHLPAKGMSRFSTILVVLGGLLAFAMLLYEAVLLTIIHEPPSAAPPLNEYLALPLINPFIPLGYGTASLVFAVVIHEMFHGIVARKHGIKVTSVGALFFIIPVGAFVEPDEKEIMAADPVVRRRIIAAGPGINLIIAIICIVLLIFVMMPASAPIHSGIYVEDSTSIYSGHSIPKGMEITSYGNLSGKQLNSLETTSMITPGMANVTLFNGKTSTVESVPTGVAIVDLLSGFPAAEDKVPTDSIIYNISDNGNSHIIYNIDTLGNVLDKIPPGTTINMTVITFGSTEHFTTYTMKTVSTYSYYAKDDPAANSAAYKDESFIGVQISYSGIGYASIDSMHSLVFGAQIAGPEFYETLGLPILGLSPIPGSLAHLFSTPFNSYIFFGIVNSLYWIFWIDFLLGIMNALPLSILDGGQFFKDTLNIASRRERFKFLRDEKNVTKIYYALGLFVFFLLLYIVIAPRIL from the coding sequence ATGAGCTATAATGAGATATTTCTGATAATACTTATTGTTTTTTCGTGGATAATCATAATAATATCGCTGGCGCCAGAAATCAATAAATCAAAGCATTTTTCTACCATGGGGCCCGCTTTGATGATCAAATCAACCAGCAACAAGGGAGTGCTTGATGCAGTGGCAAAACATCTACCTGCAAAGGGAATGAGCCGTTTCTCCACAATACTTGTTGTCCTTGGTGGCCTTCTGGCCTTTGCCATGCTTCTCTATGAGGCTGTGCTTCTGACAATAATTCATGAGCCACCAAGTGCGGCGCCACCACTCAACGAATATCTTGCCCTGCCACTAATAAACCCATTTATACCGCTTGGATATGGAACTGCCAGCCTGGTATTTGCAGTTGTGATACACGAAATGTTCCATGGCATTGTGGCCAGAAAGCACGGCATAAAGGTCACCAGTGTAGGTGCACTGTTCTTTATTATTCCTGTTGGTGCTTTTGTTGAGCCTGATGAGAAGGAAATCATGGCAGCTGATCCTGTTGTAAGAAGGCGCATAATAGCTGCCGGGCCTGGGATCAACCTTATCATTGCAATTATATGCATAGTCCTGCTCATATTTGTAATGATGCCTGCATCTGCACCCATACATTCAGGTATCTACGTTGAGGATTCTACAAGCATTTACAGTGGCCATTCAATACCAAAGGGCATGGAAATCACATCCTATGGCAATCTGTCTGGAAAGCAGCTTAACAGCCTTGAAACAACTTCCATGATTACCCCCGGAATGGCAAATGTTACACTTTTCAATGGCAAGACCAGTACTGTTGAAAGCGTGCCAACCGGAGTTGCCATAGTAGATTTGCTCTCTGGGTTCCCCGCTGCAGAAGACAAGGTTCCGACGGATTCCATAATTTATAATATAAGTGATAATGGCAACTCTCACATTATTTACAACATAGATACACTTGGCAATGTTCTGGACAAAATACCGCCAGGCACAACCATAAATATGACGGTAATTACCTTCGGAAGTACTGAGCACTTTACTACATACACAATGAAGACGGTTTCCACATACAGCTACTATGCAAAGGATGACCCGGCGGCAAACAGTGCTGCCTACAAAGACGAAAGCTTCATAGGGGTCCAGATATCATATTCGGGAATAGGCTATGCATCCATAGACAGCATGCACAGCCTTGTATTCGGGGCCCAGATAGCCGGCCCGGAGTTTTATGAAACCCTTGGGCTTCCCATACTGGGGCTCTCACCTATACCGGGAAGCCTGGCCCACCTGTTTTCAACGCCCTTTAATTCCTACATATTCTTCGGCATAGTAAACAGCCTTTACTGGATATTCTGGATAGATTTCCTTCTGGGGATTATGAATGCACTTCCGCTCTCAATACTGGACGGCGGGCAGTTCTTCAAGGATACACTAAATATAGCTTCCAGGAGGGAAAGATTCAAATTTCTCAGGGATGAAAAAAATGTTACAAAGATATACTATGCCCTGGGTCTGTTTGTATTCTTCCTTTTGCTCTATATAGTTATAGCCCCCCGGATTTTATAG
- a CDS encoding 2-oxoacid:acceptor oxidoreductase subunit alpha produces MEEIIVRIGGAAGDGVQSAGLTLAKTFSRSGLYISTYNYYQSLIRGGESWYQIRASDEKVRNQGSGLDVLVALNADSLERHTNRDINEGGASPLSGIAIYDPGTIKNFKKYSEVKYCPVPLRDIAMKFDANPLLKNTVALGAVVAALGLDFEVFSGVIEKVFNKKGKLVDANISAAKEGYEYYLQNYSVYRKLDKFDRKLYTISGGDAAALGAINAGMQMYFAYPMTPASSFLQFIATHGKKYNVFLKLTEDEISAINAAIGANYAGVRAATGSSGGGFALMTEGVGLSGMTEVPLVIYEAQRPGPSTGLPTKTEQGDLNQVLGAGQGDMPRIVLAPGTVEEAFNLTKEAFNLAERYQLPVFVVTDLYLAEHDETVSFDLSYKMDRGLLAKDNEPDYKRYEFTETGISKRAFPGQPGLMHNEDSDEHNEYGAVVSDAITDPTQRKLSMEKRMRKLNEYIKEIPATKTYKMDDAEYVIIQWGSTRGAVEEAVDCMRKNGTKIGAVEITHVFPMNHDIQKLIAGKKKIIVVENNFSGQLNGLIRKEFLVDTTFIGKYDGEAFFPSDLAMQLEEAIFGKKINVEEKL; encoded by the coding sequence ATGGAAGAAATAATTGTGAGAATAGGAGGGGCTGCTGGAGATGGAGTGCAGTCCGCCGGGTTGACCCTGGCCAAAACATTTTCAAGAAGTGGATTATATATAAGCACATATAATTACTATCAGAGCCTCATAAGAGGGGGTGAAAGCTGGTACCAGATAAGGGCTTCTGATGAAAAGGTCAGGAACCAGGGAAGCGGTTTGGACGTGCTTGTGGCTCTCAATGCCGATTCACTGGAGAGGCATACAAACAGGGATATAAATGAGGGCGGGGCATCCCCACTGAGTGGAATAGCCATATATGATCCTGGAACCATAAAAAATTTCAAGAAATACAGTGAGGTAAAATACTGCCCTGTTCCATTGAGAGATATTGCAATGAAATTCGATGCAAATCCATTGCTGAAAAATACTGTGGCATTGGGTGCAGTAGTTGCTGCGCTTGGACTGGACTTCGAAGTATTTTCTGGAGTTATAGAGAAGGTATTCAACAAGAAAGGAAAGCTTGTTGATGCCAATATAAGCGCTGCAAAGGAAGGATATGAATATTATTTGCAGAACTATTCAGTTTATAGGAAGCTGGATAAATTTGACAGAAAGCTTTATACCATATCTGGAGGAGATGCAGCTGCGCTGGGAGCTATAAACGCAGGAATGCAGATGTATTTCGCGTATCCGATGACTCCAGCTTCATCATTCCTGCAGTTCATAGCCACGCATGGCAAGAAGTATAATGTATTCCTTAAACTAACAGAGGATGAAATAAGTGCCATAAATGCCGCAATAGGGGCAAATTATGCAGGTGTCAGGGCTGCTACCGGATCATCAGGAGGCGGCTTTGCACTAATGACAGAGGGTGTAGGCCTGTCGGGAATGACAGAGGTGCCCCTGGTCATCTATGAAGCACAGAGGCCTGGCCCTTCCACCGGTCTGCCCACAAAAACTGAACAGGGGGACCTGAATCAGGTACTGGGAGCAGGTCAGGGAGATATGCCCAGAATAGTTCTTGCCCCGGGAACAGTTGAGGAAGCCTTCAATCTTACAAAGGAAGCTTTCAACCTTGCAGAGAGGTACCAGCTGCCGGTCTTTGTTGTTACAGATCTCTACCTTGCAGAGCATGATGAAACAGTAAGCTTTGACCTGAGCTACAAGATGGACAGAGGGCTTCTGGCAAAGGACAACGAGCCGGACTATAAGAGGTATGAATTCACAGAAACTGGAATATCCAAGAGGGCATTCCCCGGACAGCCTGGATTAATGCATAATGAGGATTCTGATGAGCACAACGAGTACGGCGCTGTGGTCAGTGATGCAATAACAGATCCAACCCAGAGAAAGCTTTCCATGGAGAAAAGAATGAGGAAGCTGAATGAGTACATAAAAGAAATACCGGCAACAAAAACATACAAAATGGATGATGCCGAGTATGTAATAATTCAGTGGGGATCAACCAGAGGCGCTGTAGAAGAGGCAGTGGACTGCATGAGAAAGAACGGCACAAAAATAGGTGCAGTTGAGATTACCCATGTATTCCCAATGAATCACGACATCCAGAAGCTGATTGCCGGGAAAAAGAAGATAATAGTTGTTGAAAATAACTTCTCAGGGCAGCTTAATGGTCTGATAAGGAAGGAATTCCTTGTGGATACAACATTCATAGGGAAATACGACGGAGAGGCCTTCTTCCCTTCAGACCTTGCTATGCAGCTTGAAGAGGCAATATTCGGAAAGAAAATAAATGTGGAGGAGAAATTATGA